Proteins from a single region of Pseudomonas fulva:
- a CDS encoding aldose epimerase family protein: protein MTHPHHLLSGLALSLAIATGANAAGLTSEHKPFGKTRDGTPVEQYQLRNSHGMQATIITYGGVLQALAVPDKNGKVEDVVLGFDDVQGYEAGTAFFGATIGRFGNRLAGGAFELDGKRYQVPLNDGPNALHGGAEGFDKKVWEAKPVKDKDSVGVILTYLSKDGEMGFPGNLKTEVTYRLTDNNELHIDYKATTDKPTVVNLTNHSYFNLAGAGNGDMLKQVATLHASHYTPVNKTLIPTGELAPVKGTPMDFSKPTPIGQHIKDDHEQLKFAEAKQGGFDFNWALDSKGDIKQLAAEVHDPASGRLLQLYTTEPGVQFYTSNFLDGSVKGKAGKTYAHWSAFTLETQHFPDAPNQPKFASTRLDPGQTYTQNTVFKFSVK from the coding sequence CCACCCCCACCACTTGCTGTCCGGCCTGGCCCTCTCCTTGGCGATTGCCACAGGTGCCAATGCTGCCGGGCTGACCAGCGAACACAAGCCCTTCGGCAAGACCCGCGACGGCACGCCGGTCGAGCAGTACCAGTTGCGCAACAGCCATGGCATGCAGGCCACCATCATCACCTACGGCGGCGTGCTGCAGGCCCTGGCAGTGCCGGACAAGAACGGCAAGGTCGAAGACGTGGTCTTGGGCTTCGATGACGTGCAGGGCTATGAAGCCGGTACCGCCTTCTTCGGCGCCACCATCGGCCGCTTCGGCAATCGCCTGGCTGGCGGCGCCTTCGAGCTTGATGGCAAGCGCTACCAGGTGCCGCTCAACGACGGGCCGAACGCCCTGCACGGTGGCGCCGAGGGCTTCGACAAGAAGGTCTGGGAAGCCAAGCCGGTGAAGGACAAGGATTCGGTCGGCGTGATCCTCACCTACCTGTCCAAGGACGGCGAGATGGGCTTCCCCGGCAACCTGAAAACCGAAGTCACCTACCGCCTCACCGACAATAACGAACTGCACATCGACTACAAGGCCACCACCGACAAGCCCACCGTGGTCAACCTCACCAACCACAGCTACTTCAACCTCGCCGGGGCCGGCAACGGCGACATGCTCAAGCAGGTCGCCACCCTGCACGCCAGCCACTACACGCCGGTCAACAAGACGCTGATCCCCACCGGCGAACTGGCGCCGGTCAAAGGCACGCCGATGGACTTCAGTAAACCGACGCCCATCGGCCAGCACATCAAGGACGATCACGAGCAGCTTAAATTCGCCGAAGCCAAACAGGGCGGCTTCGACTTCAACTGGGCGCTGGACAGCAAAGGCGACATCAAGCAACTCGCCGCCGAAGTACACGACCCTGCCTCCGGCCGTCTCCTGCAGCTCTACACCACCGAGCCGGGGGTGCAGTTCTACACCAGCAACTTTCTGGACGGCTCGGTAAAAGGCAAAGCCGGCAAGACCTACGCCCACTGGAGCGCCTTCACCCTGGAAACCCAACACTTCCCGGACGCACCGAACCAGCCGAAATTCGCCTCCACCCGCCTGGATCCGGGGCAGACCTATACGCAGAACACGGTGTTCAAGTTTTCGGTGAAGTGA